The Engraulis encrasicolus isolate BLACKSEA-1 chromosome 22, IST_EnEncr_1.0, whole genome shotgun sequence sequence TGTTCGCGGTTAGAATGTGTGAACAGAAATATGCAGATAATTGATCAAACATGAGAGTTAAATTGGCTTACTGGTCTGCAAGTACACAGACAATGGCAAAGTATTATTTCATGGGCTGTTTTGGTAAGCACATTGTAGCAGCCAGCAGGTGGAGAGTGCAGTCAGAAAAAAGTGAGAGTGTGGATGGATGAGATTAAATGTTTACCAAAGCATAGGTTTACCAAAACAGGAATAATGCCCATACCACCACACTACACATTTATGAAGGAAGTTGGCCCTCATGCTCTTGGAACATTTGCTGTATAATAAGACAAATACATGTATTTTTCATGGAGATTCCTTGGAAAATTGCTACATTCATTCTCAATCTGTACGAAGCAAAGAAGAATTGTCACAGATATAAACACAGAGCGTCTCATTATTCAtataactgtattaagagtttaaTGATAAAATTCCAAAATATTTAAAACAAtgtacataaatgcacattacatagAAATGAAAAAGACTGGCATATGTCAAGTTCATGCATATGTCTTCATTTTAAGAAAGGAAACCTCCAGGCCTCTCTTCTCAACTTCTTCTGTCTTCCTCCATTTTCTTTTCCACCAGGAATAATAAACTACAAACGTAATAATGATATTCAGGTCTCAGCAGCATGTTTATAAAATCCTTTAGGATCCTGTCTGGCCTTCGACCTTCTTAGTAGCAGGGTGATGATGTGTGGAGCCAGACTGTGGCTTTCCCCTTCGGTCAGCTGGAGGGCTTCACAAGAGGAACATACCACTGGGAACAAAAGATAACGAACGGTGCATAGTAAATATTTATTACCTGTGTACTTTGTGAAACACTAAATGAAAACACATGATCTATATCTAAAATATAACAAAATCCTCCATTATATTCTATGGATCCCAATGTTCCACACATTGCTGTTGTGCCACTGCCAGTATGAAGATGGATTCAGTTACTGTGGGTTACTGCGCTTCAAAACTTCCAATTTAGTTGTCTGATATCTGAGGAATTAACTGATTTGAGTGATCGTCTGAAAAAGCTGTGACAGGAAACAAGCTGATAAGAATGCAAGAAGGAACGCATACAGTATAGAGAACAAGCCAGAGCCTGAAGGATGAGAAATGAAAGACCATACCTCTTCTGTCATCCCAGCTGTTGTCCTCCCCTCTGTGTTGAATGGGGGCTTCAGGTAGCCTTTAAAGTGCATCTTGACCAGCTTGTGAAACGTGGGCACGCAATcctaagaaggaggaggaggaagaacaaggCACCAATCAGCTCACCTGACTGAACGCTGGGTAGCTCGACCAATCAAACCTGTCCATGAATGTGATTGTCTCACCCGGTCCTCCTCTCCGCAGACGTAGGTGAACCAGCGCAGGCCGGCTGCCACATGGGTGATCTCATCTGCATAGATGACATCCAGAGCCTCCACAGACTTGGCGTCGCCCTGGGCAGCGAAGCGGGACAGCGTCTGAGGGTGCACATCCAGACCTCTGTGGAGACAGCAGAGTTGAGACACCCCAGCTCAAatcacatgtgttttttttaaagtgtgaggACTGTGAGGTCATGCGGTTGATTTCAGGTGATTTGCACCAGCAATTCTTTACAACATTGCCAATGTTCATTTCCCTGAAACAACGAACAAAACAAATAGTTTCTACTCTGCTTTGGAGAAGAAAGCAGTATGATCAATTGAGTAGGTTGATGCCCAGGGCCAAAtgggcagtgttgggaaagttcattttgtacgtgaactagttcaagttcaagttcacagctctcagaatgaactagttcgttcatagttcatatttttttcaaaatgaactagttcattcatagttcacaaaataaatgaactagttcatttcagttcatcccccaccccccccctccatttttttttttttttttaatcaaaattcattgaaaaagcttcacagatagccattatttaatgggttaattagtgttaacgatgacattgctggatataacggtaggcctattttagtttacattagagcagcggtttattattagtagtaatagagagtaggcctatagtccttaactgtgttttctgcagtgttgggaaagtaaattttctactagttcattgttcagttcacagctcaccccccatgttgaaaaaagtgtaggcctaaagcctaaattagttttaacaatgagattgttagatattagtctactgtattttagttttgcattaagagtggtttatcagtaggcctagtagtcctttagagtgtttgttgtttagacactgtgtgtgctgagcgatttcacttcttttctgttaggcctactgtatggactggacttaaatcGGGTGCGTGGACTAAAGTTTTCCTGCcctgttgttctctgtctcatgcgcaaaatttgccatcctgcaacatgccagcaggcagctttctcttgctgttggtgctgcgcgcggcgcatttttacttaaatagtgaagcgagagcactccacacttattccgaacgcccagaagacggtcgctagaggcgttaatctaaaaagtcaccggaaatcagaaaactcgcacactgctggctggttgctggccgctctgactTTAAGTAGAGtgatgcctgctgtttgcttggtcccgcctctttgcacgagactaaagacagtcggagagaatggtgtctgacgctgtcagagagaatggataagacataatattagactctctgacattgtgttcagtagcggtttctgcaggaatattaatgaaatctggtaactacggaatgaacggaatgaagaacTACTGAACGTTCACCTTCACGCTCcagatgaacgcgttcatagttcgttcatcatctagaaaatactgtccgttcagttcacgttcgctcaaaatatgaactcgttcatgaactttcgttcattgaacgcgttcgggtacatcactgCAAATGGGTCTCCATTCCTATAATTCCCATAGTTATTTGATAATGGGAAAGGAAGATGGGGATTTTGAAAGATGAGGAAAAGCCACTTGCCTGGCTTCATGCACCATGTGGACTATGGCTAGACGTGCCAGAAGGTCTTGAGCAGTGTCTGAAGCGGACTGCCACAGTCCTGTGGAGGACAAACACATACAGCATGTTAGTTATACAAATATATGCAAGTATACATACAGGGTTTTGCGCATAAAGGAATATTGTATCATTTTCATACTTCAAgatattttcttttttcactgggagagagaacacaagaaaaAAGTGCAGTGCTGCTTACCATTATGGACAGGAAGGGCTCCAAAGTAGCTGCCCAGTTCTGTGATGCGCTTCTCCAGTAGGTTGTAGTGCTGTGGGGAACACATCAAATACTGTTGAAGTGGGATTGGACTACTAGCTGTAGTAATATGTGACATGAACTGACCATAGAGGTAAAAAATGGAAAATGTAAgtaatttttttttgtaatttgaaGCGGGATTGGGCTACTAGCAGTAGTAATATGtgaattgacaaaaaaaaaaaaaatgtatttttttttttttaccttggccTCATCCCCTGCCACTTTGACAAAGTCACTGAAGAACTGTCTTGGCAGCGGCTCCCCTGTGCTCAGCCTGGTGTTGGAGAAGCGTGCGATCACATCCCAGGACAGGTCGATGGCCCACTGCTCTATGTTCGCTAAGGAGTGGAGCAAGGCCACACGGCTGgcctacaacacacacgcacgtgggcgcacacacgcgcacacacgcgcacacacacgcacacacacacgcacatacacacacaaagaagttaAGTCAACATGACATTTCTCCATATAAACCTCatatactgtagagtagagtagtagtagagtaactttattgatccccagggggaaattcaggtgtcaagtagcttacataaatacaaaaatacacagatgcccacatggacatttcaagacacatataacacaggtaatagtcagggagggaaaataaAAATTGAAGAAAAAATATATTCCAATTTCCTTCCACATAAACTTAGTACTGTAGGTGTCGAGTTGAAGTTAACAAATATTGGAACTTGATGGAGCACAATACACTAACTAATGTCCCACTGCTGACTTATACAAGTATGTATTgtactcactgattcttgagaaagcggctaaaacatgtctcagcaataaactgccaattctgttgaaaataaactacattttaatgaacaaaatgaatccaggtaaagacccaggggtctgttacacaaatgtacagtcgtttgaaatatttaagtgtaattttattacttttcatggctataaacctgcccacaccctgtaaaaacagctgtcccaaggacagacatcatcatttcaattgacttaaaatgtaaaaatcactgatattattgaataatatcaccatgatgtgaaagtccatattgaagtggttctgccgatatgcacatagtgcgtgtaaagcaatatttactactattttctgattgctcaaagtgtgtccagcatattagtcaccaccgtcagatttttttaaaaagacaataaaatcgggtatgcacaaggtcattgtcattacttaggaccccctttcaaacctttagctctactgaatacttcaccatcactgaagctcctgtaagtttactaatttctcctcaatttgttaatttgtttggacactggtactgtcccaaccataaactgtcaacaccgtctgggattttaatagtattatgtttcattaatgttaattatatatactttttcagaagcggcatgaagcccctaagaaacagagcgaaaacgaagtggctaatgtgagcaaaaaatgcataatatgtaaaagagtgtttttttgtctcacaccgtcagatgtcaccaccgtcagattttgttccgctcatcatcttgttccatattatactaaattgtgctggttaatgaaacattaccagacatgttagtaataattgtgacccaaacttatactccagcctccactgaggtgcatttggagggttttttgtcacaaaacctgacggtggtgacatctgatgtacttcacaaaaaagcatgtattttacatgtttttgacaagttttaagaatatgctccCAAtaagtacagtgccctccataattattggcacccctggttgagatgtgttttttagcttccaattattttattttttttctaaataatatgggaccttaatggaaaaaaagagaaaaatccaaccttcaatacaagtgcatttattcagtggggaaaaaatcccacataaagaaataattatttgacatcaaataatgtgtgtcacaattattagcacccctggtgttaatattttgtacaaccccttttgccaacaaaacagcacctaatcttctcctataatgtttcacaagatgggaaaagacagaaagagggatcttcagccattcctctttgcagaatctctctaaatcatccagagacctgggtcctctcctctgtactctcctcttcagctcaccccacaggttctcaatggggttgaggtcaggggactgagatggccatgggaggagcttgattttgtgtctggtgaaccatttctgtgtagatttggccatatgtttagggtcattgtcttgctgaaagacccagtgacaacccagcttcagctttcaggcagagggcaacagattttgatttaaaatgtcctggtatttcaaagcattcatgatgccatgcaccctaacaaggttcccagggcctttggaagcgaaacagccccacagcatcactgacccacccccatacttcacagtgggtatgaggtgcttttcagcatgcgcatctttcgtggtacgccagacccacttagagtgtttgttgccaaaaagctcaatcttggtctcatctgaccaaagcacacggtcccagttgaagccccaataccgcttggcgaactccagacgcttgcgtttatgattgtgagtgaggaaaggttttctccgtgcatgcctcccaaacagcttgttggcgtgtagacagcgcctgatggttgatttggagactttgtgaccccaggatgctaccatttgttgtaattctgtaacagtgagctttggagatcttttgatttctcttaccatcctcctcactgtgcgtggtggcaaaataaacttgggtcctcgtccaggcttgtttaccactgttccagttgttttgaacttcttaattattcctctcacagtggatatgggcagctgcagttgagtggcaatcttcttgtagcctctgcctgacctgtgaaggtcgacgcacatctgcctcacttgtatgctgtcttcctttgtctttcccatgtttaagagtggataaggtgtcacgtcatatttataccccagggaaacaggaagtgatgaattactaattaaatgttcctacatactctggtaaactttgtaaactactgtagaaatgacagaaatgcttcaattatatttatttcctgggaattgttaagggtgccaataattgtggaacaggtgatttaatgaaaaataattattttttagtcagggatttttttattttcttaccattcatttgagttgaaggctacattttcctacaattttcagtgtgacagtattcttctgcaataaacactgaatttattttaaggcttttaacacatctcaaccaggggtgccaataattatggagagcactgtatctacaattatgttgaattgtaaaagtaattcacttaaatacagtaaacatattttttaacttctaattctgtctgacgctggtgacaaaaccaagaaagagcccattttatgaaaattgtaaaacatggggagcttggccaatacattcactgcacagccaagaccttcatctatgataatacacctctatattttggatttgaacaacttaaaacctgtttatgccacattttcaataatctaggcctacttcctaaactagagtatctaacaaatgaagaaaaaacacatgcacaaacatactgtgcacacacaaaaataaagtgtttatgctagatgtcattgaattgagagggctatttattttgataaatgtaggtaataattaggtcactttcaccaccttcagattactgtcaccaccgtcagttcttaagtcaccaccgtaagaaggagttttggacattttaaatgaatgtgcttacaaaattttcctttggagttgttaaattatcaaagtaatagcaaatttaagtctacacgaatatttgtgaaattacaaaaaaatgtttgatctatttaggcattaagtaagcattgtctgataGCACatattttaaattagaacacatgaagcagtactaaaatagaatgaaagtgaattttcaacatttaaaggcgtacgtgtgaaccaaaaacacacacacaatcacttaaaaactccagatacatatgcaaccaaatcaataaattttttattgcttttaattgtgtctgacggtgttgacaaaaaccaaggtatgatcggagaaaaacctgatttcttgaggattggccttgtgcatttctgaaaagccaagacctttgtctacgagggtataccatattattttgtaattcacttcgggttttttttaaagattacaacctgttttagccactttctcaagaatcagtgtactGTTATCATACTCCACCTGTctttatacagtatgtctgacacAAAACATGAGCCACGACACACATGTATTATGGGCACTGACAGCTAAGTGAACCTTTGCTCACCAGCGTTCCTCCTTTGCCGCGCTTGATTTTGCCTGGCTCCAGCACCGTGAGGTTCTCTTTCCTGCCTGGCTGGGCTGGGGGCGTGCTCTCCCCCACCTCAGTGATTTCCCCACTGTTCCACTTCCTCTGCACCTCCAGG is a genomic window containing:
- the si:ch73-314g15.3 gene encoding uncharacterized protein si:ch73-314g15.3; its protein translation is MEHFEEDLVEALKEIVRDGNWQCVGEESAFQSPCTKLFSEDGEHLVLVRTEDDRFWAMDSACPHEGGPLELGDIEDLGDGRMALICPWHHFDFCLNTGESSTGLQNQVYDVKVVQGLIYVNTQNELSQTPFPETKAPEVDKLYIEGGGEQTHENSLCYWATKILCTPDPEEKVSLTLEVQRKWNSGEITEVGESTPPAQPGRKENLTVLEPGKIKRGKGGTLASRVALLHSLANIEQWAIDLSWDVIARFSNTRLSTGEPLPRQFFSDFVKVAGDEAKHYNLLEKRITELGSYFGALPVHNGLWQSASDTAQDLLARLAIVHMVHEARGLDVHPQTLSRFAAQGDAKSVEALDVIYADEITHVAAGLRWFTYVCGEEDRDCVPTFHKLVKMHFKGYLKPPFNTEGRTTAGMTEEWYVPLVKPSS